A segment of the Tautonia rosea genome:
TCGAAGGTGAACCTCTGACCCCCGAGATGATCCGGGCCGGCCTCCGCCGCGCCACCCTGACGGGCAAGGCGCAGCCGGTCCTCTGCGGGTCGAGCTTCAAGTACGTCGGTGTGCAGCGCCTGCTCGACGCGGTCGTTTCGTACCTGCCGAGCCCGTTGGAAGTCCCCCCGGTCAAGGGAGAGCACCCGAAAAGCGGCGACGAGCTTCAGCGTCCTCCCGACCCGAAGGCCCCCTTCTCCGGCCTCGTCTTCAAGATCACGCACGATGCGCACGGCGACCTGTCGTTCGTCCGCGTCTACTCGGGCATCTTGAAGGCCAACACCCGCCCGTTGAACCCGGGCAAGAATAAGAAGGAGAACTGCTCAAGGCTCTACCACATCCGCGCGGATGACCGTGAGCAGATCGACCAGGCCCTGGCCGGCGATATTGTCGGTGTGGTCGGCCTGAAGGATTCGGTCACGGGAGACACGCTCTGCGACCAGGCGCACCCGATCTTGCTGGAGCGGATCGAGTTCCCCGAGACGGTCATCAGCATGGCGATCGAGCCGGTCAGCTCGGCCGATAAGAATAAGCTGGCCGAGGCGCTCGTGGCCCTCGCCCGCGAGGATCCGACGTTCACTTACAAGTTCGACGAGGAGACGGGCGAGACCTTGATCTCTGGCATGGGCGAGTTGCACCTGGAGATCATCAAGAACAAGATGCTCCGCGACCTGAAGCTGAAGGTCCGCATCGGCAAGCCCCGCGTCAGCTACCGAGAGACGATCCAGCACGCCGTCAAGGGAATTCACGGTCAGTGCATCCGCCAAACGGGCGGCTCGGGCCTGTATGCGAAGGTCACGATCGACCTGGAACCGGAAACCCAGGCCAAGGGGGCGCCAGTCGTCCGGTTCGTCAACAAGGCCAAGCCGAACGATGTGCCCACCGAGTTCGTCCGCGCCGTCGAGTCCGCCATCCGAGAGGATGCCAAGTCGGGCGGGATCACCGGCTATCCGCTCGTCGACCTGAAAGTCACCCTCACCGACGGCGACACGCACGAGGTCGATAGCAACGAACTCGCCTTCGGCTTCGCCGCCACCGACGCCCTGAGCAAGGCGCTCGAAAAGGCCGGGGCCGTCCTGCTCGAACCGATCATGAAGGTCGAGGTCGTCACCCCCGAGGACTTCCTTGGCAACGTGACCGGCGACCTCTCCAGCCGCCGCGCGTTGATCGACAAGACCTATCAGCGAGGCAAGCTCTGGGTCGTCGAGGCCCGCGCCCCGCTCGAACAGATGTTCGGCTATTCGACCGACGTCCGCAGCCTCAGCCAGGGCCGCGCCAGCTACAGCATGGAACCCTTCGACTACGCCCCCGCCCCCGAGGCGATGCTCCGCAAGCTCTCCGGTATGGACGACGAGGACTGATCGCTGAGCGCCGCCCACCTTTGACGGTGTCTCCCCTTGCCCGCCCGCCTTTTCGAGGAGGACGATCGACGATGGCCACCGCGACCCGCCCCGACGCCGCAACGGTTGATGCCGAGGTTCTTCGCCTGGAGCACCTCACCACCGAAGCCGACGATCCGATCGTTCCTCCTCCGGGTGATGACGTTTTCTACGAAGTCGTGGACGGCGAGGTCATCGAGATTCCGCCCATGGGAACATTTGAAGCCGATATTGCGAACCTGATCGCGTATGCGATGAACGAGTACGCCTTACCGAGGAAGCTCGGCCGGGCCTTCGTCGAGGTGCTCTACCGGATCGACCCCGAGCGAAAGATCCGCCGGCAGCCGGATGTGGCCTTCGTCTCGGCGGACCGATGGCCCGTCGGGAAGCGGGCCCCGAAGGCGAGTTCCTGGCAGGTCGTGCCCGACCTGGCCGTCGAGGTCGTCAGCCCCTCCGACCTGGCCGCGCACCTGAACCGCAAGATCAGCGATTTCTTTCAGGCCGGGACGGTCGCCGTCTGGGTCATCTATCAGGAAACCCGGCAAGTCTACGTGTACTCCTCCCCCACTGCCGTCCAGATCCTCACCCCCCCGGCCGAACTCGACGGCGGCGCGATTCTCCCCGGCTTCCGACTCCCCGTCGCCCGGCTCTTCGACGACGACCCGGACACCGCGACGGAACCGGCCCCGGAATCCTGAGCGGTCGAGATCCGATTGCCCTCAAGAGGAGCACCACTCATGGCCACCGCGACTCGCCCCGACGCGACGACGATCCCCGAGGAGTCGACCGGTACTCCTCTGTCGCCTTCTCCGGTCGTCGAGGGCGACGCCCCAGCCGACGACTTCGTGCCGCCGTCGTCG
Coding sequences within it:
- the fusA gene encoding elongation factor G, whose product is MDSDGQPSPLASIRNIGIVAHIDAGKTTTTERILYYTGEIHRMGDVDKGSTTTDYLQEERERGITIVAAAISCKWKDAQGDPITINIIDTPGHVDFTAEVERSLRVLDGAVVVFSAVEGVEAQSETVWRQADKYHVPRLCFINKMDRIGAEFERVYDEIRERLAGHPIPVMIPIGSGPEGNPDQFQGLIDLIEQKALYYQTEDLGSTITEKPIPDELRDTFDHWRETMLDQLSEFDEPFAEQYMMSLEGEPLTPEMIRAGLRRATLTGKAQPVLCGSSFKYVGVQRLLDAVVSYLPSPLEVPPVKGEHPKSGDELQRPPDPKAPFSGLVFKITHDAHGDLSFVRVYSGILKANTRPLNPGKNKKENCSRLYHIRADDREQIDQALAGDIVGVVGLKDSVTGDTLCDQAHPILLERIEFPETVISMAIEPVSSADKNKLAEALVALAREDPTFTYKFDEETGETLISGMGELHLEIIKNKMLRDLKLKVRIGKPRVSYRETIQHAVKGIHGQCIRQTGGSGLYAKVTIDLEPETQAKGAPVVRFVNKAKPNDVPTEFVRAVESAIREDAKSGGITGYPLVDLKVTLTDGDTHEVDSNELAFGFAATDALSKALEKAGAVLLEPIMKVEVVTPEDFLGNVTGDLSSRRALIDKTYQRGKLWVVEARAPLEQMFGYSTDVRSLSQGRASYSMEPFDYAPAPEAMLRKLSGMDDED
- a CDS encoding Uma2 family endonuclease translates to MATATRPDAATVDAEVLRLEHLTTEADDPIVPPPGDDVFYEVVDGEVIEIPPMGTFEADIANLIAYAMNEYALPRKLGRAFVEVLYRIDPERKIRRQPDVAFVSADRWPVGKRAPKASSWQVVPDLAVEVVSPSDLAAHLNRKISDFFQAGTVAVWVIYQETRQVYVYSSPTAVQILTPPAELDGGAILPGFRLPVARLFDDDPDTATEPAPES